From a region of the Methylomonas rapida genome:
- a CDS encoding hybrid sensor histidine kinase/response regulator yields the protein MNPEPTYQELQERVAHLEHRVRKLSEQKANLFLVLHLVEQLNPVAGVDSFLESLMLALCANLGGSDVEIYYLDDGVIHFANLLGERRVVQILEDPLVAQVFQHHRFIEQLSDLNHTLLKNNRAAVACTWVMPLLVGKEFIGAIKMADLVGTAQMREYLKPFFSHMALIFNNQIKTRIAETANKAKSNFLATMSHEIRTPLNGILGMAQLLAAPQCVDEKRRECAKTILSSGNTLLALLNDVLDLSKIEANRLELIFSAVNPRQVLQDVLALFLGSAQQKGLRIDAVWHGEKNVDYRLDPLRIRQMLSNLVSNAIKFTDHGAISIAAREFAREHGQVVLEFSVSDSGIGIAKDKQHELFKPFSQIDSGSKRRYVGTGLGLSLVQHFAELMQGQSGVDSELGQGSRFWFRIPTQRVEKDEPNFSWAMLEPQQPCSPEPAEYSILLVDRDQAFCARVQAMFDVPGISVTCVTNAEAALDCIPKMQGHALIFLPCRMDDSESCDWVRRIRDQEAVKSLARVSILGLLDADNEVEVERERARQAGMDDVLIKPLDRRVINHVCLKYFAHPLLPEAVEVPCLGEERLFMARHPEMHDLLDELERLLEKHMFNAVTQFKLIQNLLDGSPVAPRFETLGKLINEMKFEQALKHLGQLRALLADQGN from the coding sequence ATGAATCCAGAACCCACTTATCAAGAATTGCAAGAGCGTGTCGCCCATCTGGAACACCGCGTGCGCAAATTGTCCGAACAAAAAGCCAATTTATTCTTGGTCTTGCATCTGGTCGAGCAATTGAATCCCGTGGCCGGCGTCGACAGTTTTCTGGAAAGCTTGATGCTGGCGTTGTGCGCGAATTTGGGCGGCAGCGACGTGGAAATTTATTATCTGGACGACGGCGTGATTCACTTCGCCAACTTGTTGGGCGAGCGCCGCGTCGTCCAGATTTTGGAAGATCCGTTGGTGGCGCAAGTATTTCAGCATCATCGCTTCATTGAACAGCTCAGCGATTTGAATCATACCCTATTGAAAAACAACCGAGCGGCCGTCGCTTGCACCTGGGTGATGCCCTTGCTTGTAGGCAAAGAATTCATCGGCGCCATCAAGATGGCAGACTTGGTCGGCACGGCGCAGATGCGCGAATACCTAAAGCCGTTTTTTTCGCACATGGCGCTGATTTTCAACAATCAAATCAAGACCCGGATCGCGGAAACCGCCAATAAGGCCAAAAGTAACTTTTTGGCCACGATGTCGCATGAGATACGCACGCCCTTGAATGGCATTCTGGGGATGGCGCAATTGTTGGCGGCGCCGCAATGTGTCGATGAAAAGCGCCGGGAATGCGCGAAAACGATTTTATCTTCCGGTAATACCCTGTTGGCGCTGTTGAACGATGTGCTGGATTTGTCCAAGATAGAAGCCAATCGCCTGGAATTGATATTTTCCGCGGTCAATCCGCGCCAGGTGCTTCAAGACGTATTGGCATTGTTTCTGGGGAGCGCCCAGCAAAAAGGTTTGCGAATCGATGCCGTTTGGCATGGCGAAAAAAATGTGGATTATAGGCTGGACCCTTTGCGCATCAGGCAAATGTTGTCCAATTTGGTCAGTAATGCGATCAAATTTACCGATCACGGCGCAATCAGTATCGCAGCCCGCGAATTCGCGCGGGAGCATGGCCAGGTCGTTTTGGAATTCAGCGTGAGCGATAGCGGCATCGGCATCGCCAAGGATAAGCAGCATGAATTATTCAAACCTTTCAGCCAGATCGATAGCGGCTCCAAACGGCGGTATGTCGGCACCGGCTTGGGTTTGTCGCTGGTGCAACATTTTGCCGAGTTGATGCAAGGTCAATCCGGGGTCGACAGCGAGTTAGGCCAGGGTTCCCGTTTTTGGTTTCGCATTCCGACTCAACGCGTCGAAAAAGATGAGCCAAATTTTTCATGGGCCATGCTGGAGCCCCAACAGCCTTGTTCGCCCGAGCCGGCTGAATATTCGATATTGCTGGTCGATCGGGATCAAGCATTTTGCGCCCGCGTTCAGGCAATGTTCGATGTTCCGGGAATTTCTGTTACTTGCGTGACCAATGCCGAAGCTGCCTTGGACTGCATACCCAAAATGCAGGGTCATGCCTTGATCTTTTTGCCCTGCCGGATGGATGACAGCGAAAGCTGCGACTGGGTGCGCAGAATTCGTGACCAAGAAGCGGTAAAAAGCCTGGCTCGCGTGTCGATTCTAGGGCTGCTCGACGCTGACAATGAGGTTGAGGTTGAGCGTGAACGCGCTCGGCAAGCCGGAATGGACGATGTGTTGATCAAACCATTGGATCGGCGTGTTATAAACCATGTTTGTCTGAAGTATTTTGCCCATCCCCTGTTGCCTGAAGCAGTCGAGGTACCCTGTCTTGGCGAAGAAAGGCTTTTTATGGCCAGGCATCCGGAAATGCATGATTTACTGGATGAACTGGAACGATTATTAGAAAAACATATGTTCAATGCCGTCACTCAATTCAAACTCATACAAAACCTGCTGGATGGCAGTCCGGTCGCCCCTCGCTTTGAGACATTGGGCAAACTAATCAACGAAATGAAATTCGAGCAAGCACTCAAGCACTTGGGCCAGCTTCGCGCACTTTTGGCTGATCAAGGAAATTGA
- a CDS encoding DUF1638 domain-containing protein: MKHFILHPENQTPLTMVGCGILRKEVDRLIEKNHWNVHTQYLDSALHNYFNRLANELNTSLSEREQRGEKTVVLYGSCHPLMENFLHDHHTCRTEGQNCIVQLLGYEKFMEELEKGAYFLLEDWALTWKPMITACFGDNVEVIRDIFHSSHKYMVAVRTPCSGDFTEAAQIAADFVDLPLTWMDVTLDHLEQVLADAIQQRLSQDA; the protein is encoded by the coding sequence ATGAAGCATTTTATCTTGCATCCAGAAAACCAAACGCCGTTGACCATGGTGGGTTGCGGTATTTTGCGTAAGGAAGTCGATCGCTTGATCGAAAAAAATCATTGGAACGTGCATACCCAATACCTGGATTCGGCGTTACACAATTATTTCAATCGCTTGGCGAACGAGCTGAATACAAGCTTATCGGAACGCGAACAGCGCGGGGAAAAAACCGTGGTGCTGTATGGCAGTTGCCATCCCTTGATGGAAAACTTTTTACACGACCACCATACCTGCCGTACCGAGGGGCAGAATTGTATCGTGCAATTATTGGGTTACGAAAAGTTCATGGAAGAACTGGAGAAGGGCGCCTATTTTTTGCTGGAAGATTGGGCCTTGACCTGGAAGCCGATGATCACGGCGTGTTTTGGCGATAACGTCGAGGTGATTCGGGACATTTTTCATAGCAGCCATAAATACATGGTCGCCGTGCGCACGCCGTGTAGTGGCGACTTCACCGAAGCGGCGCAAATTGCCGCCGATTTCGTCGATCTGCCGCTGACCTGGATGGACGTTACGCTCGACCACCTGGAACAGGTGCTGGCCGATGCGATACAACAACGTCTCAGCCAAGACGCATGA
- a CDS encoding uroporphyrinogen decarboxylase family protein — MTPLEILGAAINGTPAPRIPIFCNLLDQGPKLLGMPARDYFSQGEYVAEAQLKLLERYGHDNVWSLHYVGKEAELLGCNDILFADDGVPNVADFVIKHLDDIAKLEVPADITRHPAWQAVADCMSVLRREVGNTHPICAYITASTTLPSMLMGMDKWMELFLLGPFDLRDELLRKCSDFVQQHIAALRAVGANVLVYSTPFGSPQFVSKKMIESLVLPWMKRDLQGGATDDLVYYCGMSPFNEVIDMVFDELSIKTFYISPLADLPEAKRLIDTRGLTCGVIDDIKMIHWTPEQTREEVKRILDIGKPGGHFLFGTGVVSLAVPEANIRAMLDAAHLYGSLR, encoded by the coding sequence ATGACGCCTTTGGAAATATTGGGTGCGGCGATCAACGGTACGCCGGCTCCGCGCATCCCCATTTTTTGCAATTTGCTCGATCAAGGCCCGAAATTGCTGGGCATGCCTGCCAGGGATTATTTCAGCCAAGGCGAGTACGTCGCCGAAGCGCAACTGAAGCTGCTGGAACGCTACGGCCATGATAACGTCTGGAGCCTGCATTACGTCGGCAAGGAGGCCGAGCTGTTGGGCTGTAACGACATTCTGTTTGCCGACGACGGTGTGCCCAATGTCGCCGATTTCGTCATCAAGCATCTGGACGACATCGCCAAACTCGAAGTGCCCGCCGACATCACCCGGCATCCGGCCTGGCAGGCCGTGGCCGATTGCATGAGCGTCTTGCGCCGCGAAGTAGGCAATACGCACCCCATTTGCGCCTACATTACCGCTTCGACCACCTTGCCGTCTATGTTGATGGGCATGGACAAATGGATGGAATTGTTTTTGTTGGGACCGTTCGATTTGCGCGATGAGTTATTGCGCAAATGTTCGGATTTCGTCCAGCAGCACATTGCCGCGCTGCGGGCGGTCGGCGCCAATGTACTGGTGTATTCCACGCCGTTCGGGTCGCCGCAATTCGTCAGCAAAAAGATGATAGAAAGCCTGGTGTTGCCTTGGATGAAGCGGGACCTGCAAGGCGGGGCAACCGATGATCTGGTTTATTATTGCGGCATGTCGCCCTTCAACGAGGTCATCGACATGGTTTTCGATGAACTGAGTATCAAAACCTTTTATATCAGCCCGTTGGCCGATTTGCCCGAAGCCAAACGTTTGATCGATACCCGCGGCCTGACCTGCGGCGTCATCGACGACATCAAGATGATTCACTGGACGCCCGAACAAACCCGGGAGGAAGTCAAGCGTATCCTCGACATCGGCAAGCCCGGCGGGCATTTTCTGTTCGGTACCGGCGTGGTGTCGTTGGCGGTGCCGGAAGCCAATATCCGGGCCATGCTGGATGCCGCCCATCTCTATGGGAGTTTGCGATGA
- a CDS encoding cobalamin B12-binding domain-containing protein, with protein sequence MMRTNYIEAYNEAVFETDKQAALAVVEQALSDGYTPEDIVFNLVIPAVEAMMIRIEQDTDSNLAQHFMTAQIAADVTEKMLEKFSRPPEIIGRVVIGAAYGDLHSLGKRIVMGCLKSMMIDVIDLGINIRAEQFVDAAVEHEAQVIAISAMMVHTATGENGSLKVRELLHERSLEHKIKLVVGGAPYRFDPALYAKVGADAWAPDGVTAARVIAELIREVKV encoded by the coding sequence ATGATGCGAACCAACTACATCGAAGCCTATAACGAAGCAGTGTTCGAGACCGACAAACAGGCGGCGCTGGCCGTGGTGGAGCAGGCCTTGAGCGATGGTTATACGCCCGAAGATATCGTGTTCAATCTGGTAATCCCGGCGGTCGAAGCCATGATGATCAGGATAGAGCAAGATACCGACTCGAATCTGGCCCAGCATTTCATGACCGCGCAAATCGCCGCCGACGTCACGGAAAAAATGCTGGAAAAATTCAGCAGACCACCCGAAATCATCGGGCGGGTCGTGATAGGGGCGGCTTATGGCGACTTGCATTCGTTGGGTAAACGCATCGTGATGGGCTGTCTGAAATCGATGATGATCGATGTGATAGACCTGGGTATCAACATTCGCGCGGAACAATTCGTCGACGCCGCGGTGGAACACGAGGCCCAGGTCATTGCGATCTCGGCGATGATGGTACATACCGCGACCGGTGAAAACGGCAGTCTGAAGGTCAGGGAGCTGCTACATGAGCGCAGTTTGGAGCATAAGATCAAACTGGTGGTCGGCGGCGCGCCTTATCGCTTCGACCCGGCACTTTACGCCAAGGTCGGGGCCGATGCCTGGGCGCCCGACGGCGTGACGGCCGCCAGGGTCATAGCCGAACTGATCAGGGAGGTGAAAGTATGA
- a CDS encoding ASKHA domain-containing protein, protein MDAVNSNTPESANFDVTFRSQEQSLTLTLSPEVNMRQALDRTELRVRAACGGLGTCGACLIQIVSGEFNPPTLAEQQKILPDDLAKGMRLACQLRANSDAELYLENPAPKSDWKSLDADRLYQAVSGNPAINRHVYGVAVDLGTTHIRLSLWNRQSGRRIASRFSINPQVAHGADILTRLDAQRLTDDDNRVICQEARKAIIDGIRDILSRDVGEISAILQAIGAVVIVGNTVMLTLVCGHSGDNLYELENWMQAVACIPQDLDAWRGAWRMPNAEIRITQPLAGFVGSDLLADLLATGITEQSAPMLLADFGTNTEIALWDGQMLWATSVPGGPAFEGVGMRNGLPAEAGAISKVVLQEGQWQLHTIGAVPARGFCASGFIDAVAGLLEQKLLKPSGRFTEPQADGGYCLQADNPYSAIYAGDIDVFQRAKASSAAGMMQLLVMAGLKVDDLQAVWICGSFGQHLDLNSAMRVGLLPPLTAAKLKLMPNASLAGCEKLLLDSGADALLSIIVERAKVVNLGSIADYEDRFIDHLRLQPVRFPEPT, encoded by the coding sequence ATGGATGCCGTAAACAGCAATACGCCCGAATCGGCAAATTTCGACGTAACGTTTCGTAGTCAGGAACAAAGTCTGACACTGACTTTGTCGCCCGAGGTCAATATGCGGCAGGCGTTGGATCGCACCGAACTCAGGGTGCGGGCGGCCTGCGGCGGCTTGGGGACTTGCGGCGCCTGCTTGATACAAATCGTCAGCGGCGAATTCAATCCGCCCACCCTGGCCGAGCAGCAAAAAATCTTGCCGGACGACTTGGCCAAGGGCATGCGCTTGGCCTGCCAATTACGCGCGAACAGCGACGCGGAACTGTATCTGGAAAATCCCGCGCCCAAATCGGATTGGAAAAGCCTGGATGCTGACCGGCTTTACCAGGCGGTTTCCGGGAATCCCGCCATTAACCGGCATGTCTATGGCGTGGCGGTTGATTTGGGTACCACTCACATTCGCTTGTCATTATGGAATCGGCAGAGCGGCCGCCGCATCGCCAGCCGTTTCAGCATCAATCCGCAAGTCGCGCATGGTGCGGACATTCTGACTAGGCTGGACGCCCAACGTCTAACGGATGATGACAATCGGGTGATTTGCCAGGAAGCACGCAAGGCCATCATCGATGGGATTCGCGACATATTGAGCCGGGATGTCGGCGAAATCAGCGCGATTCTGCAAGCCATCGGCGCAGTCGTCATCGTCGGCAACACCGTGATGCTGACGCTGGTTTGCGGCCATAGCGGCGACAATTTGTATGAATTGGAAAACTGGATGCAAGCCGTCGCCTGCATCCCTCAAGATCTGGACGCCTGGCGCGGTGCCTGGCGCATGCCCAATGCCGAGATCAGGATTACCCAGCCATTGGCGGGTTTCGTCGGCTCGGATCTATTGGCCGATCTGCTCGCCACCGGCATTACTGAACAATCGGCGCCCATGCTGTTGGCCGATTTCGGCACCAATACCGAGATCGCGTTGTGGGACGGACAGATGCTTTGGGCGACGTCGGTGCCCGGTGGGCCGGCTTTCGAAGGCGTCGGCATGCGCAACGGACTGCCGGCTGAAGCGGGTGCGATCAGCAAGGTCGTATTGCAAGAGGGTCAATGGCAGTTGCACACCATAGGAGCCGTGCCGGCGCGCGGCTTTTGCGCCAGCGGTTTCATCGATGCGGTGGCTGGGCTGTTGGAACAAAAGCTGCTCAAACCATCCGGCCGCTTTACCGAGCCGCAAGCCGATGGCGGTTATTGCCTGCAAGCAGACAATCCGTATTCGGCGATTTATGCTGGCGACATCGATGTTTTTCAACGCGCCAAAGCCTCTTCCGCGGCCGGCATGATGCAATTGCTGGTTATGGCCGGTTTGAAGGTGGATGACCTGCAAGCCGTCTGGATATGCGGTAGTTTCGGCCAGCATTTGGATCTGAACAGCGCGATGCGGGTCGGACTGCTGCCGCCGCTAACCGCCGCCAAACTCAAATTGATGCCGAATGCCAGTCTGGCAGGCTGTGAAAAACTGCTGCTCGATTCGGGCGCCGATGCTCTATTATCCATCATCGTCGAACGCGCAAAAGTCGTAAACTTGGGCAGTATCGCCGATTACGAAGACCGCTTCATCGACCATTTACGCTTGCAACCCGTGCGATTTCCGGAGCCCACATGA
- a CDS encoding protein-glutamate methylesterase/protein-glutamine glutaminase: MTDIKVFIVDDSAVVRQVLTGLVGELPGIRVIGAAPDPIFALKRMEVEWPDVIILDIEMPRMDGITFLKKLMQEHPTPVIICSTLTAKGAEVTMQAMSAGAVDIITKPTVNLKGFLQDSKTLLADAIKAASHARFRTLSTAAKQTLDVKPKLNADSVIAPSGLVPMSETTDRVVAIGTSTGGTQALEYILTRLPRSVPGIVIVQHMPEAFTAAFAQRLNSLSQINVKEAEQNDRVIPGLALIAPGGKHMLLRRSGAQYRVEIKDGPLVSRHRPSVDVLFRSTAQAAGKNALGIIMTGMGDDGARGLKELHDTGALTVAQDEASCVVYGMPKEAVKLGATDGEMPLSAIPELIIRAPNRARFLKG; encoded by the coding sequence ATGACAGACATCAAAGTATTTATCGTGGACGACTCAGCCGTGGTCAGACAGGTTTTGACCGGATTGGTTGGCGAATTGCCTGGCATTCGAGTCATCGGCGCCGCGCCAGACCCCATTTTTGCGTTGAAACGCATGGAAGTCGAGTGGCCGGATGTGATCATTCTGGATATTGAAATGCCGCGCATGGATGGCATTACCTTCCTGAAGAAACTGATGCAGGAACATCCGACACCGGTGATCATCTGTTCGACCCTGACCGCGAAGGGCGCCGAAGTGACGATGCAGGCCATGAGCGCCGGCGCGGTGGATATCATCACCAAGCCTACGGTCAATCTGAAAGGCTTTTTACAGGATTCCAAAACCTTGCTCGCCGATGCGATCAAAGCCGCGTCCCATGCCCGCTTCAGGACTCTGTCAACCGCCGCAAAGCAAACACTGGACGTAAAGCCCAAATTGAATGCCGATTCGGTGATTGCGCCCAGCGGTTTGGTGCCGATGTCGGAAACCACTGACCGCGTGGTCGCCATCGGCACCTCGACGGGCGGCACCCAAGCGCTGGAATATATCTTGACCCGGCTACCCCGCAGCGTGCCGGGTATCGTCATCGTCCAGCACATGCCGGAAGCGTTCACGGCCGCGTTTGCCCAGCGTTTGAACAGTCTGTCGCAAATCAACGTCAAGGAAGCCGAACAGAACGACCGGGTCATTCCGGGGCTGGCGTTGATCGCGCCTGGCGGCAAGCACATGTTGCTGCGACGAAGTGGCGCGCAGTATCGGGTGGAAATCAAAGATGGCCCTCTGGTGAGCAGGCATCGGCCCTCGGTTGATGTGTTGTTCCGCTCGACCGCGCAAGCCGCCGGCAAAAATGCCTTGGGCATCATCATGACCGGCATGGGTGACGACGGCGCGCGCGGCTTGAAGGAATTGCACGATACTGGCGCATTGACCGTCGCGCAGGACGAGGCCAGCTGTGTGGTGTATGGCATGCCCAAGGAAGCCGTCAAACTGGGCGCGACCGATGGCGAAATGCCACTGTCGGCGATTCCGGAACTCATCATCCGAGCGCCAAACCGGGCCAGATTTTTGAAAGGCTAA
- a CDS encoding chemotaxis protein CheD yields MIAQPFKNTRRIIIDPGEYYVSREPEVISTLLGSCVAACLYDPVNRVFGMNHFLLAYRHHAHNVPIIQSDEGRYGVYAMELLINGLMKLGANKLHLKAKCFGGGNVLRLREDKDNQKTVGDVNVEFIKAFLQNEKIPLVSSCLGGSHGRNVYFVGTDFSVFIKKIADNQERQIEKEERRYWKKNIDEREKAKSQADFF; encoded by the coding sequence ATGATTGCGCAACCTTTCAAGAATACCCGGCGCATCATTATCGATCCGGGCGAATATTACGTTAGTCGCGAACCGGAAGTGATTTCCACCTTGCTAGGCTCCTGCGTCGCGGCGTGTCTGTATGATCCGGTCAATCGGGTGTTTGGCATGAATCATTTTTTGCTGGCCTATCGTCATCATGCTCATAACGTGCCCATCATCCAGTCCGATGAGGGTCGATATGGCGTCTATGCGATGGAATTATTGATCAACGGCTTGATGAAACTGGGGGCCAACAAACTGCATCTCAAAGCCAAATGTTTTGGCGGTGGCAATGTTTTGCGCTTGCGCGAGGACAAGGACAATCAAAAAACCGTCGGCGACGTCAATGTCGAGTTCATCAAGGCATTTTTACAAAACGAAAAAATTCCGCTGGTCAGTTCCTGTTTGGGCGGCAGTCATGGTAGAAACGTGTACTTTGTCGGCACCGATTTTTCCGTATTCATCAAAAAGATCGCCGATAACCAGGAACGCCAGATCGAGAAAGAAGAGCGTCGTTACTGGAAGAAAAATATCGACGAACGTGAAAAAGCCAAAAGTCAGGCTGATTTCTTTTAG
- a CDS encoding CheR family methyltransferase: MSISPITTEEFEYFRRMIYDYAGISLTPEKKVMVASRLAKRLDYYGLSTYGDYYRLVTGREHPQEFQTLVNILTTNETYFFREPKHFEFFREHILKPWRGDHFRVWSAASSTGEEAYSLAMVMAENLGMRQWEVFGSDLSTRVLDAARKGVYLLDRLEHMDNQYLEKYCLKGVRSHAGFFRVDGKIRNRVTFDQVNLKSPLPPNLGKFDVIFLRNVLIYFDQDTKKQVVERLVTALKPGGYFFVSHSESLYRVTDLLQIVKPSIYRKP; the protein is encoded by the coding sequence TTGAGTATTTCTCCAATCACCACCGAAGAGTTCGAGTATTTTCGACGCATGATTTATGACTACGCCGGCATTTCGTTGACGCCGGAAAAAAAGGTCATGGTGGCCAGTCGTCTGGCCAAGCGCCTGGATTATTACGGCCTGTCCACTTATGGCGACTATTACCGCCTGGTGACGGGCCGCGAGCACCCGCAGGAGTTTCAAACCCTGGTCAATATCTTGACTACCAATGAAACGTATTTTTTTCGCGAGCCCAAGCATTTCGAGTTTTTTCGGGAGCATATTCTAAAACCATGGCGGGGCGACCATTTCCGGGTCTGGAGCGCCGCCAGTTCCACGGGGGAAGAAGCCTATAGTCTGGCGATGGTGATGGCGGAAAACCTGGGGATGCGCCAATGGGAAGTGTTCGGCTCCGATTTGAGCACCCGCGTGCTGGATGCCGCCCGTAAAGGTGTTTACCTGCTGGATAGGCTGGAACACATGGATAATCAGTATTTGGAAAAATATTGCTTGAAAGGGGTGAGGTCGCATGCGGGGTTTTTCAGGGTGGATGGCAAAATCCGCAACCGGGTCACTTTTGATCAGGTCAATCTGAAATCGCCATTGCCGCCCAATTTGGGCAAATTCGACGTGATTTTTTTGCGTAACGTGCTGATTTACTTTGATCAGGATACCAAAAAGCAGGTGGTCGAGCGTCTGGTAACGGCGCTAAAGCCAGGCGGTTATTTTTTTGTGAGCCATTCGGAAAGTCTGTATCGTGTCACCGATCTGTTGCAGATCGTCAAACCCTCCATTTATCGCAAGCCATGA
- a CDS encoding uracil-DNA glycosylase → MAAFLSEVKQKHPSYHALPVAPFGDPNARFLVVGLAPGMHGANASGRPFTGDYAGLLLYQALYDFGFSNQLQSTGLQDGLQLHDCRITNAVKCLPPQNKPTGDEIKQCNRYLTAEIKTLPDKSVILALGNIAHQAVLRAYGLKANAAPFGHHKIFVLPDGKHLVSSYHCSRYNVQTKRLSMEMLAEVFVTIKNLLAD, encoded by the coding sequence TTGGCTGCCTTTCTTTCGGAGGTTAAACAAAAGCATCCCAGCTATCACGCCCTGCCCGTAGCGCCTTTTGGCGATCCGAACGCGCGATTTTTAGTCGTGGGATTGGCGCCCGGCATGCATGGTGCCAATGCCAGCGGCCGCCCTTTTACCGGAGACTACGCCGGTCTATTGCTCTATCAGGCCTTGTATGATTTTGGTTTCAGCAATCAACTGCAATCGACCGGTTTGCAGGACGGCCTGCAATTGCACGATTGCCGCATCACCAATGCGGTCAAATGCCTGCCGCCACAAAATAAACCCACCGGCGATGAAATCAAACAATGCAATCGCTACTTGACGGCAGAAATCAAAACCTTGCCCGATAAATCCGTGATCCTAGCCCTGGGCAATATCGCTCACCAGGCCGTGCTGCGCGCCTATGGCTTGAAAGCCAACGCAGCGCCTTTCGGTCATCACAAAATATTCGTGCTGCCCGATGGCAAGCATTTGGTCAGTTCTTATCACTGTAGCCGTTACAACGTACAGACCAAACGCCTGAGCATGGAGATGCTCGCGGAAGTCTTTGTTACCATTAAGAATTTGCTTGCTGATTGA